The Streptomyces sp. NBC_00454 DNA segment GTGTACGTGGTGTCGCAGAGGTGATTTTAGAACAGCGATCGGAGCCCGCGGTCCTTCGGGCCGGACCGGCTCCCGCTGGCTGCGGGCCGCCTGACCGTTGTCTACTGGACCGCCGGGCCCCGATCTGAGGCCACCTCCCCCACGCTCCTCGAGAGCAGGGGGGACTCCTTGCGGCGAAACCTTCCCTCGCCCCCGAGGCGCGGGCGCGGTTGAGCGAACGGCTCCGTCCGGTTCGGACGTCCGGTGGTGGACCCGGCCGAACCTATCCGGGTCCGGTCGCCCTTACCGAACCGTGGCCCCCCGGATCACCCCTGTGGCCGTACGAATACCTCCCGGCCACCGACCACGGTGGCCAGGCAGACCGGCAGGTCCGTGCCGGGGGTCAGGTCCGGCAGTCCGGGGGTGCCGGAACGGGGGTCGGTGGACCAGCGGGCGACCCGGTCGTCGGGGGCCTGCACCACCAGCTCGGCCGTCCGCCACACGGCGTAGTCGGCCGGGGCGCCCGGGACCAGGATCCCGGCGTCGTCGCGGCCCATGGCCCGCCAGCCGCCTCGGGTGTGGGCGGCGAAGGCGGCCCGTACCGAGACGCGGTGGGCCGGCGTGCGGTGGAAGGCGGCCGCGCGGACCGTGCCCCAGGGGTCGAGCGGGGTGACGGGGGCGTCGGAGCCGAAGGCGAGCGGGACGCCCGCCTTGAGCAGGGCCGCGTACGGGTTGAGGGTACGGGCGCGCTCGGCGCCCAGCCGGTCGGCGTACATGCCCTCCTCGCCGCCCCACAGCGCGTCGAAGGCGGGCTGCACGGAGGCGGTGAGGCCGAGGTCGGCGAAGGCCGCGATGGTGGCCGGGGTCATCATCTCGGCGTGCTCGACGCGGTGCCGGGCGGCGCGGACCCGGGCCAGGCCCACCTTCTCGGCGGCGGCCCGGACGCCCTCGACGACGGCGGTGATCGCGGCGTCCCCGATGGCGTGGAAGCCGGCCTGGAGCCCCGCCTCGGTGCAGGCGGCGACGTGTTCGGCCACGGCCCGCGCGTCGAGGTAGCCGGTGCCGGTGTGGGCGGCGTCGGCGTAGGGGGCGTGCAGGCAGGCGGTGTGCGAGCCGAGGGCGCCGTCGACGAAGAGGTCTCCGGCGGCCCCGACGGCGCCGAGCGCCTTGGCCCGGTCGAGGTCCCGGTCGGCCCAGTACCCGAAGACGCGGGGTCCGGGGTGGGTGCGGGCGAGCTCCAGGAGGGCGGTGAAGTCCTCGGCGGAGGAGATGTCGGGTCCGCCGCACTCGTGGACGGAGCCGATGCCCAGGGAGGCGGCCCGGTCGAGCGCGGCCCGCTGGGCCTCGGCGCGCTGCGCCGGGGTGAGGGCGCCGAAGGCCGCACGGCGTACGAGGTGGTGGGCGTCGCGGGTCAGCGGCTCGTCGTCGTCGGCCTGCTCGGCAGGTACGCCGGGTACGAGGTCCAGCAGGGCGGTGGTGACCACGGCGGAGTGCGCGTCGATGCGGCTGAGGTAGAGCGGCCGTCCGCCGGTGGCCTCGTCCAGCTCCCGGCGGCGGGGGGCGCGGCGCTCGGGCCAGCGGGCCGCGTCCCAGCCGTGGCCGAGGAGCACCCGGTCGGCCGGGCGGGCCAGCGCGTACGCGCGCACCTGCGCGAGGGCCTCCGGCAGGGAGGCGGCCCCGGAGAGATCCAGCCCGGTGAGGGCGAGGCCGGCGGAGGTGGTGTGGACGTGGGCGTCGGTGAAGGCGGGCGTGACGAGCGCGCCGTCGAGGTCGACCACCTCGTCCACGCCCTGCGCGAAGGCGTCGGCGGCGCCCTCGGAGCCCACCCAGGCGATGTGGCCGCGCTCCACCACCATCGCGGTGGCGAAGGGGTCGGCGGGGCTGTGGACCTCGCCGCCGCGCAGGAGGACGGTACGGGTGGGGTCGCTGGGGGCGGGTGTCGCGCGCTCGGTCATGGGGACAAGTTTCGCGTGTGCGGGGTGCGTGACAGGACGCGGGTGCCGGGCGGGCCCTGCGGGCGGCTGCTCCCCGCCCCGCCCTTTCGCCGTTTCCCGGGGCTCCGCCCCGCACCCCGCGCCTAAAAGGCCGGCGGGGCTGGACTTGCCCAGCGGGGCTACACGCGGGGCGGGCGGGCTTCGTACGGGGTGGAGAGGACCACCGTCGTGCGGGTGGAGACGTGGGCCAGGGCGCGCAGGCGGCCCAGGAGGTCTTCCAGTTCCAGCGGGGTCGCGACGCGGACCTTGAGGATGTAGTTCTCGTCGCCCGCGACGCTGTGGCAGGCCTCGATCTCCGGGACCCCCGCGAGGCGTTCCGCGATGTCGTCGGGTGCGCTCGGGTCGAAGGGCTTGACGGAGATGAAGGCCGTCAGCGGCAGCCCGACGGCCTCGGGGTCGACGACGGCGGCGTAGCCGCGGATGACTCCGCGCTGCTCCAGGCGGCGTACTCGCTGGTGGACGGCCGACGTGGACAGTCCCGTGGCCTTGCCCAGGTCCGTGTAGCTCATCCGCCCGTCCCGCACGAGCAGATCCACGATCTGGCGGTCCAGCTCCTCCATTGCGCTCATAGCCGCACAACTTACGGCCCCGGACCGGTTCCGCCCAGCCGTGTCCACGGATTGACGTGGCACCTGCGGCGGGCATGTGACCAAGGCCACAGGAGTATGCGGGCGTACGGCGGCCGGAAGTGGTTACTCGTGCCGCGTGACGGGAAGTGCTTGGGATGGCCGTGGCCGAAGAACCTGCCCGCCCGGCCCACCCAAGGGGGAG contains these protein-coding regions:
- a CDS encoding Lrp/AsnC family transcriptional regulator, with amino-acid sequence MEELDRQIVDLLVRDGRMSYTDLGKATGLSTSAVHQRVRRLEQRGVIRGYAAVVDPEAVGLPLTAFISVKPFDPSAPDDIAERLAGVPEIEACHSVAGDENYILKVRVATPLELEDLLGRLRALAHVSTRTTVVLSTPYEARPPRV
- a CDS encoding amidohydrolase, which produces MTERATPAPSDPTRTVLLRGGEVHSPADPFATAMVVERGHIAWVGSEGAADAFAQGVDEVVDLDGALVTPAFTDAHVHTTSAGLALTGLDLSGAASLPEALAQVRAYALARPADRVLLGHGWDAARWPERRAPRRRELDEATGGRPLYLSRIDAHSAVVTTALLDLVPGVPAEQADDDEPLTRDAHHLVRRAAFGALTPAQRAEAQRAALDRAASLGIGSVHECGGPDISSAEDFTALLELARTHPGPRVFGYWADRDLDRAKALGAVGAAGDLFVDGALGSHTACLHAPYADAAHTGTGYLDARAVAEHVAACTEAGLQAGFHAIGDAAITAVVEGVRAAAEKVGLARVRAARHRVEHAEMMTPATIAAFADLGLTASVQPAFDALWGGEEGMYADRLGAERARTLNPYAALLKAGVPLAFGSDAPVTPLDPWGTVRAAAFHRTPAHRVSVRAAFAAHTRGGWRAMGRDDAGILVPGAPADYAVWRTAELVVQAPDDRVARWSTDPRSGTPGLPDLTPGTDLPVCLATVVGGREVFVRPQG